A single Macaca fascicularis isolate 582-1 chromosome 13, T2T-MFA8v1.1 DNA region contains:
- the SH2D6 gene encoding SH2 domain-containing protein 6 isoform X25 → MDKRSGSRPRLWPPLPPPRCVDSPGWREDAPSPSFLPAPGTWRHKAQEEDEEENKYELPPCEALPLSLAPAHLPGTEEDSLYLDHSGPLGPSKPSPPLPQPSMCPQLTAAVSLPVARKQRPVFRRREQGASSRVVLGPPKKPDEDLYLECEPDAGRKSSFPSVAPVGSASTAETGTPLFSACGGLS, encoded by the exons atg GACAAGCGCAGTGGGAGCAGGCCCCG GCTGTGGCCACCGCTCCCACCCCCCAGATGTGTAG ACTCCCCAGGTTGGAGAGAAGATGCTCCCAGCCCTTCCTTTCTGCCTGCCCCAGGGACTTGGAGACACAAG GCccaggaggaggacgaggaggagaaTAAGTACGAGCTGCCGCCCTGTGAGGCTCTGCCCCTCAGTCTAGCCCCTGCCCACCTTCCTGGCACTGAGGAGGACTCCTTGTACCTGG ATCACTCTGGCCCCCTGGGTCCGTCAAAGCCATCGCCACCCCTGCCTCAGCCCAGCATG TGCCCACAGCTGACGGCAGCAGTGAGCCTGCCGGTGGCCAGGAAGCAGAGACCTGTCTTCAGGAGGCGAG aGCAGGGTGCATCGTCCAGAGTG GTGCTAGGCCCTCCAAAGAAACCTGATGAGGACCTCTACTTGGAATGTGAGCCCGATGCAG GAAGGAAATCGTCTTTTCCCTCTGTAGCCCCAGTTGGGAGCGCCTCCACTGCTGAg ACAGGGACACCTCTTTTTTCTGCCTGCGGGGGACTCAGTTGA
- the SH2D6 gene encoding SH2 domain-containing protein 6 isoform X22, translating to MQMMGTMEPLSPGHLWQILGSREAKLLCLCHGKMWSQDGTAPGTQTCPPRRPRTPPWRGIPAALTPLLSTLALSRTSAVGAGPDSPGWREDAPSPSFLPAPGTWRHKAQEEDEEENKYELPPCEALPLSLAPAHLPGTEEDSLYLDHSGPLGPSKPSPPLPQPSMCPQLTAAVSLPVARKQRPVFRRRGGSLLFLPEQGASSRVVLGPPKKPDEDLYLECEPDAGRKSSFPSVAPVGSASTAETGTPLFSACGGLS from the exons ATGCAAATGATGGGAACAATGGAGCCCTTGTCCCCAGGCCATTTGTGGCAGATCCTGGGCTCCAGGGAGGCAAAGCTTCTCTGCctctgccatggtaagatgtgGTCCCAGGACGGGACAGCCCCAGGTACACAAACCTGCCCACCCAGGAGGCCCAGGACCCCGCCATGGAGAGGCATCCCGGCTGCACTGACCCCTCTACTCTCCACCCTGGCTCTTTCCAGGACAAGCGCAGTGGGAGCAGGCCCCG ACTCCCCAGGTTGGAGAGAAGATGCTCCCAGCCCTTCCTTTCTGCCTGCCCCAGGGACTTGGAGACACAAG GCccaggaggaggacgaggaggagaaTAAGTACGAGCTGCCGCCCTGTGAGGCTCTGCCCCTCAGTCTAGCCCCTGCCCACCTTCCTGGCACTGAGGAGGACTCCTTGTACCTGG ATCACTCTGGCCCCCTGGGTCCGTCAAAGCCATCGCCACCCCTGCCTCAGCCCAGCATG TGCCCACAGCTGACGGCAGCAGTGAGCCTGCCGGTGGCCAGGAAGCAGAGACCTGTCTTCAGGAGGCGAG GtggttctctccttttccttccagaGCAGGGTGCATCGTCCAGAGTG GTGCTAGGCCCTCCAAAGAAACCTGATGAGGACCTCTACTTGGAATGTGAGCCCGATGCAG GAAGGAAATCGTCTTTTCCCTCTGTAGCCCCAGTTGGGAGCGCCTCCACTGCTGAg ACAGGGACACCTCTTTTTTCTGCCTGCGGGGGACTCAGTTGA
- the SH2D6 gene encoding SH2 domain-containing protein 6 isoform X21: MQMMGTMEPLSPGHLWQILGSREAKLLCLCHGKMWSQDGTAPGTQTCPPRRPRTPPWRGIPAALTPLLSTLALSRTSAVGAGPDSPGWREDAPSPSFLPAPGTWRHKAQEEDEEENKYELPPCEALPLSLAPAHLPGTEEDSLYLDHSGPLGPSKPSPPLPQPSMCPQLTAAVSLPVARKQRPVFRRRGGSLLFLPEQGASSRVVLGPPKKPDEDLYLECEPDAAGRKSSFPSVAPVGSASTAETGTPLFSACGGLS, encoded by the exons ATGCAAATGATGGGAACAATGGAGCCCTTGTCCCCAGGCCATTTGTGGCAGATCCTGGGCTCCAGGGAGGCAAAGCTTCTCTGCctctgccatggtaagatgtgGTCCCAGGACGGGACAGCCCCAGGTACACAAACCTGCCCACCCAGGAGGCCCAGGACCCCGCCATGGAGAGGCATCCCGGCTGCACTGACCCCTCTACTCTCCACCCTGGCTCTTTCCAGGACAAGCGCAGTGGGAGCAGGCCCCG ACTCCCCAGGTTGGAGAGAAGATGCTCCCAGCCCTTCCTTTCTGCCTGCCCCAGGGACTTGGAGACACAAG GCccaggaggaggacgaggaggagaaTAAGTACGAGCTGCCGCCCTGTGAGGCTCTGCCCCTCAGTCTAGCCCCTGCCCACCTTCCTGGCACTGAGGAGGACTCCTTGTACCTGG ATCACTCTGGCCCCCTGGGTCCGTCAAAGCCATCGCCACCCCTGCCTCAGCCCAGCATG TGCCCACAGCTGACGGCAGCAGTGAGCCTGCCGGTGGCCAGGAAGCAGAGACCTGTCTTCAGGAGGCGAG GtggttctctccttttccttccagaGCAGGGTGCATCGTCCAGAGTG GTGCTAGGCCCTCCAAAGAAACCTGATGAGGACCTCTACTTGGAATGTGAGCCCGATGCAG CAGGAAGGAAATCGTCTTTTCCCTCTGTAGCCCCAGTTGGGAGCGCCTCCACTGCTGAg ACAGGGACACCTCTTTTTTCTGCCTGCGGGGGACTCAGTTGA
- the SH2D6 gene encoding SH2 domain-containing protein 6 isoform X26 has translation MQMMGTMEPLSPGHLWQILGSREAKLLCLCHGKMWSQDGTAPGTQTCPPRRPRTPPWRGIPAALTPLLSTLALSRTSAVGAGPDSPGWREDAPSPSFLPAPGTWRHKAQEEDEEENKYELPPCEALPLSLAPAHLPGTEEDSLYLDHSGPLGPSKPSPPLPQPSMSRVHRPEW, from the exons ATGCAAATGATGGGAACAATGGAGCCCTTGTCCCCAGGCCATTTGTGGCAGATCCTGGGCTCCAGGGAGGCAAAGCTTCTCTGCctctgccatggtaagatgtgGTCCCAGGACGGGACAGCCCCAGGTACACAAACCTGCCCACCCAGGAGGCCCAGGACCCCGCCATGGAGAGGCATCCCGGCTGCACTGACCCCTCTACTCTCCACCCTGGCTCTTTCCAGGACAAGCGCAGTGGGAGCAGGCCCCG ACTCCCCAGGTTGGAGAGAAGATGCTCCCAGCCCTTCCTTTCTGCCTGCCCCAGGGACTTGGAGACACAAG GCccaggaggaggacgaggaggagaaTAAGTACGAGCTGCCGCCCTGTGAGGCTCTGCCCCTCAGTCTAGCCCCTGCCCACCTTCCTGGCACTGAGGAGGACTCCTTGTACCTGG ATCACTCTGGCCCCCTGGGTCCGTCAAAGCCATCGCCACCCCTGCCTCAGCCCAGCATG aGCAGGGTGCATCGTCCAGAGTGGTGA